tagattttcgacgtctcctatcattctaacaacatcaaggtatgattctatcatcattagtagttagattagttacttgcatgtagttaaaacatcaaaaatttggggaaaaatctagggttcttgaagttcatccggatcaaacctcaaatttttgcaatAATCTATTAGCATTAGTTaagattagtgtaatgggaagtaaatacacttgtattgttgatagatttgcccgatttctcacaaaaatctcaaacccttgttttcgaaccaaaaaaaagatgaaattgaaggggtaaacggtttgttttggaaaaaacggcacttggggttttcattttcgggggaaaccgcacctacttggcaaaaaaatttcagattttcgggaccgggccgaaaaatgaagtttttgagtaacagacgcctggacacggggtcgtgcccgctgagcacggggccgtgtccagctaacTGTTTGCAGTTTTTTCCGAAAACCTCACTGTTtcatgctaacttttggtgtattctttcagatgtcggcgaagttcacaagattcaacgcaaatgagctcgatgctagggccagatatgacatacttcaaacaagacccgaagaatacccaaggcaagcatgTACGGATCTCTtgaccatggtgaaccaacttgaccggttcaacaacctcgttaccggaccactaaggtttgccctaaccactcgacttcgatcggtacatcaatgcactttggagttctacagtactttcaccttcacttcaaggtgtgaccctcTTGACAATGAGGGGGTAgcatttcgatgtggtgggacgagatactcgatctctatggcgcaattcggggcaatagtgggacTGTATACGGAGGAAGATTCGGGAAATGAAGAAAACACCgggtgatggagagtgtgaaacccgaGTGTTAATGTGCGTATTTTGTGTGAATTATTGTAGTTAAAGTGATAATGTGCTTTGAATATGTTAACTACGTATGTTTGTAATTTCATAGATAAAACACGTAATACGGCGGAGTTACAAAGAGTAAGGCACAAGTGGGTGTTGAAAGCCGCAAATTAAAAGGAGGGGGGCTTGACTTCTTGGCAGACTTCGATAGAAGCACAAGGAGGCACGAAAAGTCAAAGTGACATAATCATCACATTTTGGCGGCACATAGACTTGGATGGCATTTATATTCATGTGAAGAATTGAAGCAAACACTAAAACATGGGCTCCCAAATAGGCCCAACGTCCACATCACGATTCTTTGGGTAGCAGACAAAACAACTTTGGTGGAGCTCTGAAatcatattattatatatatatcaattCATATCGTTGCTTTGCGCCAGTGTACTCTTTGCCTTTTGACTTTGGCCACAGAATTTTTGTTAGTTCACTTCCGGCGCCTATTCAAATCAACCAGCACCACCACTTCCCTTACAAACACCAGCACCGCCTTCCACCACCCTCTCTCCCCAACCAACCTCCCCACGGCCTAATCGTCGGCAACTACTGCCACGATGTCCTCATCAAAAACAACGCCGTTCTCGCCGAAACCCTAGGCGGCGCCGCTGCCTTCATCTCCGCCGTCCTCGACGGCCTCCCCCTCCCCTTCACTTATGTCACCAAAGCCGGCTCCGATTTTGCCTACACCACCACTGTCAATCACCCCCCAATCACCGCCGGAAAAACTGCCGTATCCCACGCGTATTTTGACTCTGATCCAACCGAGGAAGAGTTGTTGTGTGTTGGTGACAGGTGGAGAGGAGGGGTGTACGGTGTATTGGAAGGATGGGGAGGTGAGGATACCGGCTTTTTCCTCGGTTCAGGTTGATCCGACTGGGGCTGGGGATAGTTTTTTGGGTAGCTTGGTTGCAGGTTTAGTCGAGGGATTGGCCGTTCCTGATGCGGCTGTGCTTGGAAACTTTTTTGGGTCCTTGACGGTTGAGCAGATCGGGTTGCCGGATTTTGATGTGAGGTTAATGCAGGTTGGTTTTTGGTTGCATTGCATTGGGTTCTAAGATTCATAGTAGTTGTCCATCATTATGAATAAAAACAATAATGTGAATAGAATTAAACGAGGTTTAGAAGTTTTCTTAATGATGATTTGGTAGTTGAAATGCAATCTTTATTAGACATAGTTTAATTATATATCTTGATTTCAAAAGACGCGCTTCATGCACATCTTCGTTTATAAACAGCAAAAAGGATGAGTAGCCGAGTTGGTTATAAATGATTTACTAGATAAAAGAACTGAAATAAAAGAGATAAGCACCTCATGGTTAAAACCAAGATATGTATATGGACGACACTCATATAGACAAATACTCGGTAGGCGTTTGCTCATAGAAAGTAATAACCTTGCGTGACGTGACAATGTTATAGACAAATACAGTGGAGCCTTTGTTCGTAGAAGGTTATAACGTTTTCCGGCTGACGTGACATGCCGTGTCAGTGTTATCTATAATAGCAATGCTCTAAGAAATTGTCAACTATGATAAATGTGAAATTACCATCTAACCTTGCATTTGCAAGAATCTTAACCAAcaccaccattgtagggtgaacTGGTAAATATAACCTTGCATTAGCACCATACCACTAGGTCATGGGTAATTTGTAAAATTACTAGACCATCCTTTCTTTAAACTTGTAAAATATGATTTTGAATTTCAACTTGCAATATAAAATCTCTTTAAGAACCTACTTTTAAACGTCTATGATCTTAATGATGTTACAATCAAAGGTATTGCAAAATTTTCCATCTTTTAAATCTTATATTTATTTGCACATAACTCTATCGTCATTTCCCTCTTGCTTCTTGCAGAAAGTCAAGGACGAGGTGCACGTGAGGAAAATGCAGCGTGATGGACATGATGACGAATCAAGGTTTAC
This is a stretch of genomic DNA from Helianthus annuus cultivar XRQ/B chromosome 16, HanXRQr2.0-SUNRISE, whole genome shotgun sequence. It encodes these proteins:
- the LOC110919215 gene encoding inositol 3-kinase-like — translated: MAQFGAIVGLYTEEDSGNEENTGQNNFGGALKSYYYIYINSYRCFAPVYSLPFDFGHRIFVSSLPAPIQINQHHHFPYKHQHRLPPPSLPNQPPHGLIVGNYCHDVLIKNNAVLAETLGGAAAFISAVLDGLPLPFTYVTKAGSDFAYTTTVNHPPITAGKTASCCVLVTGGEEGCTVYWKDGEVRIPAFSSVQVDPTGAGDSFLGSLVAGLVEGLAVPDAAVLGNFFGSLTVEQIGLPDFDVRLMQKVKDEVHVRKMQRDGHDDESRFTKTSGHEQFIASLVYINS